The Bos mutus isolate GX-2022 chromosome 7, NWIPB_WYAK_1.1, whole genome shotgun sequence genome window below encodes:
- the MED26 gene encoding mediator of RNA polymerase II transcription subunit 26 isoform X2, with product MVAVQEVISSLEKYPITKEALEETRLGKLINDVRKKTKNEELAKRAKKLLRSWQKLIEPVHQNEAALRGLAGAPGSANGGAHNCRPEAGAAGPPKSVHDLKYRNDMPRLCGQRLDRLGSRKRRGDQRDLGHPGPPPKVSKASHDSLVPNSSPLPTNGISGSPESFPSPLDSSGHVGPEGNRLEHGENDKHSGKIPVNAVRPHTSSPGLGKPPGPCLQTKAVVLQQLDKVDETPGPPHPKGPPRCSLGSRNSRHEGSFARQRSPYTYKGSLPSPSPRPQSLDATQVPSPLPLAQPSTPPVRRLELLPSAESPVRWLEQPEGHQRLAGLGCKAGLPPAEPLLPRAGFSPDSSKADSDAASSGGSDSKKKKRYRPRDYTVNLDGQVAEAGVKPVRLKERKLTFDPMTRQIKPLTQKEPVRADSPVHTEQPRTELDKPEAKASLQSPFEQTNWKELSRNEIIQSYLSRQSSLLSSSGAQTPGAHHFMSEYLKQEESTRRGARKPHVLVPHGPPTDFPGLSREVTRDDLDKIQAHQWPGVNGCQDTQGNWYDWTQCISLDPHGDDGRLNILPYVCLD from the exons ATGGTGGCGGTGCAGGAAGTCATCTCCAGCCTGGAGAAATACCCCATTACCAAAGAGGCACTGGAG GAAACCCGCCTTGGGAAGCTCATCAACGACGTCCGCAAGAAGACCAAGAACGAGGAGCTCGCCAAGCGGGCCAAGAAGCTGCTGCGGAGCTGGCAGAAGCTCATCGAGCCCGTGCACCAGAATGAGGCTGCGCTGCGGGGGCTGGCGGGTGCCCCTGGCTCGGCCAACGGCGGTGCCCATAACTGCCGGCCAGAGGCAGGGGCGGCCGGCCCGCCTAAGAGTGTCCACGACCTGAAGTACCGCAATGACATGCCAAGGCTGTGCGGGCAGCGGCTGGACAGGTTGGGCAGCCGCAAGCGCCGGGGAGACCAGCGTGACCTTGGTCACCCTGGGCCACCTCCCAAGGTCTCCAAGGCGAGCCATGACTCCCTGGTACCCAACTCATCCCCGCTCCCCACCAATGGGATCAGCGGGAGTCCCGAGAGCTTCCCCAGCCCCCTGGACAGCAGTGGGCACGTGGGCCCTGAGGGTAACCGCCTGGAGCACGGCGAGAACGACAAGCACAGTGGCAAGATCCCCGTCAATGCCGTGAGGCCGCACACCAGCTCCCCAGGCCTGGGCAAGCCCCCCGGGCCCTGTTTGCAGACGAAGGCTGTGGTGCTGCAGCAGTTGGACAAGGTGGACGAGACTCCagggcccccccaccccaagggGCCACCTCGCTGCTCTCTTGGTTCCCGGAACTCACGGCACGAGGGCTCCTTTGCCCGGCAGCGGAGCCCGTACACATACAAGGGCTCCCTGCCCAGCCCGTCACCTCGGCCCCAGTCGCTGGATGCCACGCAGGTGCCATCACCGCTTCCGTTGGCCCAGCCGTCCACACCCCCTGTGCGGCGACTCGAGCTGTTGCCCAGCGCAGAGAGCCCTGTGCGCTGGCTGGAGCAGCCAGAGGGCCACCAGCGGCTTGCAGGGTTGGGCTGCAAGGCGGGGCTGCCGCCGGCCGAGCCCCTCCTGCCCCGGGCAGGCTTCTCCCCAGACTCCTCCAAGGCGGACAGCGATGCTGCCTCCTCCGGTGGGTCAGACAGCAAAAAGAAGAAGAGGTACCGGCCTCGTGACTACACGGTTAACTTGGACGGGCAGGTGGCTGAGGCTGGTGTCAAGCCTGTCCGGTTAAAAGAGCGGAAGCTCACCTTTGACCCCATGACGAGACAGATCAAACCTCTGACCCAGAAAGAGCCAGTGCGGGCCGACAGCCCCGTGCACACGGAGCAGCCCAGGACAGAGCTGGACAAGCCCGAGGCCAAGGCCAGCCTCCAGAGCCCTTTTGAACAGACGAACTGGAAGGAACTGTCGCGCAACGAGATCATCCAGTCCTACCTGAGCCGGCAGAGCAGCCTGCTCTCGTCGTCGGGCGCACAGACCCCGGGCGCTCACCACTTCATGTCTGAGTACCTGAAGCAGGAGGAAAGCACTCGGCGCGGGGCCCGGAAGCCGCACGTGCTGGTGCCTCATGGCCCGCCCACGGACTTCCCCGGGCTGAGCCGCGAGGTCACCCGGGACGATCTGGACAAAATCCAGGCCCACCAGTGGCCAGGGGTGAACGGGTGTCAGGACACACAGGGTAACTGGTATGACTGGACGCAGTGCATATCGCTCGACCCGCACGGCGACGACGGGCGGTTGAACATTCTGCCTTATGTCTGCTTGGACTGA
- the MED26 gene encoding mediator of RNA polymerase II transcription subunit 26 isoform X1: MTAAPPSPQQIRDRLLQAIDPQSNIRNMVAVQEVISSLEKYPITKEALEETRLGKLINDVRKKTKNEELAKRAKKLLRSWQKLIEPVHQNEAALRGLAGAPGSANGGAHNCRPEAGAAGPPKSVHDLKYRNDMPRLCGQRLDRLGSRKRRGDQRDLGHPGPPPKVSKASHDSLVPNSSPLPTNGISGSPESFPSPLDSSGHVGPEGNRLEHGENDKHSGKIPVNAVRPHTSSPGLGKPPGPCLQTKAVVLQQLDKVDETPGPPHPKGPPRCSLGSRNSRHEGSFARQRSPYTYKGSLPSPSPRPQSLDATQVPSPLPLAQPSTPPVRRLELLPSAESPVRWLEQPEGHQRLAGLGCKAGLPPAEPLLPRAGFSPDSSKADSDAASSGGSDSKKKKRYRPRDYTVNLDGQVAEAGVKPVRLKERKLTFDPMTRQIKPLTQKEPVRADSPVHTEQPRTELDKPEAKASLQSPFEQTNWKELSRNEIIQSYLSRQSSLLSSSGAQTPGAHHFMSEYLKQEESTRRGARKPHVLVPHGPPTDFPGLSREVTRDDLDKIQAHQWPGVNGCQDTQGNWYDWTQCISLDPHGDDGRLNILPYVCLD, translated from the exons ATCCGGAACATGGTGGCGGTGCAGGAAGTCATCTCCAGCCTGGAGAAATACCCCATTACCAAAGAGGCACTGGAG GAAACCCGCCTTGGGAAGCTCATCAACGACGTCCGCAAGAAGACCAAGAACGAGGAGCTCGCCAAGCGGGCCAAGAAGCTGCTGCGGAGCTGGCAGAAGCTCATCGAGCCCGTGCACCAGAATGAGGCTGCGCTGCGGGGGCTGGCGGGTGCCCCTGGCTCGGCCAACGGCGGTGCCCATAACTGCCGGCCAGAGGCAGGGGCGGCCGGCCCGCCTAAGAGTGTCCACGACCTGAAGTACCGCAATGACATGCCAAGGCTGTGCGGGCAGCGGCTGGACAGGTTGGGCAGCCGCAAGCGCCGGGGAGACCAGCGTGACCTTGGTCACCCTGGGCCACCTCCCAAGGTCTCCAAGGCGAGCCATGACTCCCTGGTACCCAACTCATCCCCGCTCCCCACCAATGGGATCAGCGGGAGTCCCGAGAGCTTCCCCAGCCCCCTGGACAGCAGTGGGCACGTGGGCCCTGAGGGTAACCGCCTGGAGCACGGCGAGAACGACAAGCACAGTGGCAAGATCCCCGTCAATGCCGTGAGGCCGCACACCAGCTCCCCAGGCCTGGGCAAGCCCCCCGGGCCCTGTTTGCAGACGAAGGCTGTGGTGCTGCAGCAGTTGGACAAGGTGGACGAGACTCCagggcccccccaccccaagggGCCACCTCGCTGCTCTCTTGGTTCCCGGAACTCACGGCACGAGGGCTCCTTTGCCCGGCAGCGGAGCCCGTACACATACAAGGGCTCCCTGCCCAGCCCGTCACCTCGGCCCCAGTCGCTGGATGCCACGCAGGTGCCATCACCGCTTCCGTTGGCCCAGCCGTCCACACCCCCTGTGCGGCGACTCGAGCTGTTGCCCAGCGCAGAGAGCCCTGTGCGCTGGCTGGAGCAGCCAGAGGGCCACCAGCGGCTTGCAGGGTTGGGCTGCAAGGCGGGGCTGCCGCCGGCCGAGCCCCTCCTGCCCCGGGCAGGCTTCTCCCCAGACTCCTCCAAGGCGGACAGCGATGCTGCCTCCTCCGGTGGGTCAGACAGCAAAAAGAAGAAGAGGTACCGGCCTCGTGACTACACGGTTAACTTGGACGGGCAGGTGGCTGAGGCTGGTGTCAAGCCTGTCCGGTTAAAAGAGCGGAAGCTCACCTTTGACCCCATGACGAGACAGATCAAACCTCTGACCCAGAAAGAGCCAGTGCGGGCCGACAGCCCCGTGCACACGGAGCAGCCCAGGACAGAGCTGGACAAGCCCGAGGCCAAGGCCAGCCTCCAGAGCCCTTTTGAACAGACGAACTGGAAGGAACTGTCGCGCAACGAGATCATCCAGTCCTACCTGAGCCGGCAGAGCAGCCTGCTCTCGTCGTCGGGCGCACAGACCCCGGGCGCTCACCACTTCATGTCTGAGTACCTGAAGCAGGAGGAAAGCACTCGGCGCGGGGCCCGGAAGCCGCACGTGCTGGTGCCTCATGGCCCGCCCACGGACTTCCCCGGGCTGAGCCGCGAGGTCACCCGGGACGATCTGGACAAAATCCAGGCCCACCAGTGGCCAGGGGTGAACGGGTGTCAGGACACACAGGGTAACTGGTATGACTGGACGCAGTGCATATCGCTCGACCCGCACGGCGACGACGGGCGGTTGAACATTCTGCCTTATGTCTGCTTGGACTGA